A region from the Hylaeus volcanicus isolate JK05 chromosome 6, UHH_iyHylVolc1.0_haploid, whole genome shotgun sequence genome encodes:
- the LOC128878475 gene encoding dynein axonemal light chain 1-like: MYYFSNAKATTCKEAIQRWEEKTGLTASEQKEIILSFQWPPIEKMDNNLASLAAVEKLSLSTNMIERITGINSLKNLRILSVGRNYIKTFSGLEAVGEHLEELWISYNLIEKIKGVNVLKALKVLYMSNNLVKDWAEFNRLQEIPNLEDLLFINNPICENIDVESWRSQVIRRLPKLKKLDAIPIV; encoded by the exons atgtattatttttcgaac GCTAAAGCCACAACCTGTAAGGAAGCTATTCAACGATGGGAGGAGAAAACTGGTTTAACTGCCAGTGaacagaaagaaattattttgtcctTTCAGTGGCCTccaattgaaaaaatggatAATAATTTAGCTTCACTGGCTGCTGTAGA aaaactatCGCTTTCGACAAATATGATAGAGAGAATCACTGGTATCAactctttgaaaaatttgaggATTCTGTCTGTGGGCCGAAACTATATCAAAACATTTTCTGGATTAGAAGCAGTCGGTGAACATTTAGAAGAACTATGGATATCTTACAATTTGATCGAGAAGATTAAAGGTGTTAACGTTTTGAAAGCACTGAAGGTGCTTTATATGTCTAACAATTTGGTAAAAGACTGGGCGGAGTTTAATCGATTGCAAGAAATACCAAATCTCGAAGATTTATTGTTCATCAACAATCCGATTTGCGAAAATATAGACGTGGAATCGTGGCGGAGTCAAGTCATCAGGAGACTtccgaaattaaaaaagctcGACGCTATACCGATCGTGTGA
- the LOC128879047 gene encoding sideroflexin-2-like: protein MDLNDKIDIDQPLWDQSTYIGRWKHAAFISDSRTVFVPEKELWKAKQFCDDYRDGKVPPDTTMKDVIHAKQLRDSAFHPDNGELMHVIGRMSFQLPSSIIITTAMLTYYKSTVATVLCQIVNQTQNAIVNYSNRNAMEGVDKHDSSSIKTAFLCAIIASSAVAIGCRRILHRREPIICCRRTLHRRESVISRCVPFFAVTAGHIVNVPLMRQKEIKSGIPVFIEGAEKPFMQSRVAAVIGISECIITRIGMSLPCLLFIPVITQTIKQYCFYQRRPWIRYPIEIVLCAVGCLISIPSSLALFPRYNSMRTKWLKLCPKDYEEFKRTNKEDVDRIYYYKGL from the exons ATGGATCTCAACGACAAGATTGATATTGATCAACCATTATGGGATCAATCTACCTACATTGGTAGGTGGAAACACGCTGCTTTCATTAGCGATAGCCGTACAGTATTCGTGCCCGAAAAAGAATTATGGAAGGCGAAACAATTCTGTGATGATTATAG AGATGGAAAAGTACCCCCGGATACTACAATGAAGGACGTTATTCATGCAAAACAGCTTAGAGATAGTGCGTTCCATCCGGATAACGGTGAATTAATGCACGTTATTGGCAGAATGTCCTTTCAATTACCttcttcaattataattacaacgGCGATGCTAACATATTACAA AAGTACCGTTGCTACCGTATTGTGTCAGATAGTAAACCAGACACAAAATGCTATCGTAAATTACTCGAACAGAAATGCGATGGAAGGAGTTGATAAACACGATTCAAGCTCAATTAAAACTGCTTTCTTATGTGCAATAATAGCAAGTTCTGCAGTGGCTATTGGTTGTAGAAGAATACTGCATCGGAGAGAACCTATCATTTGTTGTAGAAGAACGCTGCATCGGAGAGAATCTGTCATTTCA aGATGCGTACCATTTTTCGCAGTTACTGCAGGTCATATCGTAAATGTGCCACTAATGCGTCAGAAAGAAATAAAGTCGGGCATTCCGGTATTTATCGAAGGTGCAGAAAAGCCTTTCATGCAGTCTAGGGTAGCAGCAGTGATTGGCATTTCCGAATGTATTATCACCAGAATAGGCATGTCCCTCCCATGTTTGCTCTTTATTCCAGTCATAACGCAAACAATTAAGCAGTATTGTTTCTATCAACGTAGGCCGTGGATTCGATACCCTATCGAAATTGTCTTGTGCGCAGTTGG CTGCTTGATTTCAATTCCTTCATCCCTTGCATTGTTTCCTCGATATAA CTCCATGAGGACAAAATGGTTGAAGTTATGCCCAAAGGACTacgaagaatttaaaagaacTAACAAAGAAGATGTAGACAGAATCTATTACTATAAAGGACTATGA
- the LOC128879045 gene encoding general transcription factor IIH subunit 3: protein MASEIETSLLLIVLDVNPMQRIVKQETRILTQCLDSTIVFANAHLMQSSNNQLAVIACHSHGATFLYPCEKPSEIRQIDGQYEKFTMVERTVRHQLQQVINEISMDKPLNGESLISGALTMALCYVARLEREKVAVEKLYSRILIITASNDSAMQYMNYMNIFFTAQKMGIILDVCSLDQELTLLQQGCDITGGNYLKVPQLSGLLQYLLWIFLPDPNIRSKLVLPPPVKVDYRAACFCHQELIDIGYVCSICLSIFCKFSPICTTCHTVFKMPGPMPMKMKKKKKNVDIVH, encoded by the exons ATGGCAAGCG AAATAGAAACGAGTTTACTGTTAATCGTGTTAGATGTGAACCCAATGCAAAGAATCGTGAAACAAGAAACAAGGATATTGACCCAATGTTTAGATTCCACTATAGTGTTTGCAAATGCCCACTTAATGCAGTCATCTAATAATCAGTTAGCAGTGATAGCATGCCACAGCCACGGAGCAACATTTTTGTATCCTTGCGAGAAACCATCAGAGATTAGACAAATCGATGGACAGTATGAAAAGTTCACTATGGTAGAACGTACTGTAAGACATCAACTACAACAAGTTATCAATGAAATCTCTATGGATAAACCATTAAATGGAGAAAGTCTGATATCTGGGGCACTGACCATGGCATTGTGCTATGTTGCAAGATTGGAAAGAGAAAAGGTTGcagttgaaaaattgtattccagAATTCTTATTATCACTGCAAGCAATGACTCTGCAATGCAGTATATGAATTACATGAACATATTCTTCACTGCTCAGAAAAtg GGAATAATATTGGATGTCTGCAGTTTAGATCAAGAGTTGACCTTACTTCAGCAAGGCTGTGATATAACTggtggaaattatttaaaagttccaCAATTAAGTGGACtgctacaatatttatta tGGATATTTCTGCCAGATCCGAATATTAGGTCGAAATTAGTATTACCGCCACCTGTGAAGGTGGATTATCGCGCCGCGTGTTTTTGCCATCAAGAACTTATAGACATCGGCTATGTATGCTCCATATGCTTGtcaa TATTTTGCAAATTCAGTCCAATATGTACTACTTGTCA CACAGTATTCAAAATGCCGGGACCTATGcctatgaaaatgaaaaaaaagaagaaaaatgtagatatagttcattaa
- the LOC128879043 gene encoding malate dehydrogenase, mitochondrial gives MLPRFLKPTLTVAQQGAKRLSTSATRNAKVAVMGASGGIGQPLSLLLKQSPLVTELSLYDIVNTPGVAADLSHMDTAAKVKAFTGPNELKDSVKGAQVVIIPAGVPRKPGMTRDDLFNTNASIVRDLAQAVAEMAPKALIAIISNPVNSTVPIASEVLQKAGVYDPKRVFGVTTLDVVRANAFISEAKGLDPQQTSVPVIGGHSGITIIPLLSQCKPSVSFPEDKVKALTLRIQEAGTEVVKAKAGTGSATLSMAYAGARFGISLIRALNGEQNIVECSYVRSDVTAAKYFSTPILLGKQGVEKNLGLGTLNSYEKKLLEEAIPELKKNIQKGEDFVNKK, from the exons ATGTTGCCCCGTTTTCTGAAGCCCACGTTGACCGTCGCTCAGCAAGGAGCGAAGCGACTATCAACCAGTGCCACA CGCAATGCCAAGGTCGCCGTCATGGGCGCCAGCGGTGGAATTGGGCAACCGCTATCGCTGCTCTTGAAACAATCGCCCCTCGTAACCGAATTATCATTATATGACATCGTGAACACGCCAGGTGTCGCTGCTGATCTTTCTCACATGGACACGGCGGCAAAAGTAAAAGCTTTCACCGGTCCTAACGAGTTGAAAGATTCAGTTAAAGGAGCACAG GTGGTAATAATACCTGCCGGTGTACCACGTAAACCAGGAATGACTAGGGATGATCTATTCAATACGAATGCCTCTATAGTAAGGGATCTTGCTCAGGCTGTGGCTGAAATGGCCCCAAAGGCACTTATTGCCATTATTTCTAATCCAGTTAACAGCACTGTGCCTATTGCTAGCGAAGTATTGCAAAAAGCTGGTGTCTACGATCCTAAGAGGGTATTTGGTGTGACCACGCTGGACGTCGTCAGGGCAAACGCGTTCATCTCTGAAGCAAAA GGTCTTGATCCGCAACAGACGTCGGTGCCAGTTATCGGAGGTCACAGCGGTATCACTATTATTCCACTGCTCTCACAGTGCAAACCATCAGTCTCCTTCCCAGAAGATAAAGTGAAAGCTCTCACTTTACGTATCCAGGAAGCTGGTACAGAGGTTGTCAAAGCAAAGGCTGGTACCGGTTCTGCCACGCTTTCGATGGCGTACGCGGGTGCTCGATTCGGTATATCGTTGATCAGAGCGTTGAATGGGGAACAGAACATCGTAGAATGCTCCTACGTCAGATCTGATGTTACAGCGGCTAAATATTTCTCGACGCCTATTCTGCTGGGC AAACAAGGAGTTGAGAAGAATCTCGGTCTTGGAACGCTTAACAGCTACGAGAAGAAACTCTTGGAGGAAGCTATTCCAGAACTCAAGAAGAATATTCAGAAAGGAGAAGATTTCGTGAACAAGAAGTGA
- the LOC128879038 gene encoding zinc finger protein ZPR1 produces MAESQKQPEETTKPIFRNLTADDPEPETTLIESLCMNCGKNGTTRLLLTRIPHYKDVVVMSFDCEHCGYQNNEIQNSGKIADKGIRITLQVKTPRDLNRQVIKSDYTRVQIPSLDFEIPSRSQKGEITTIEGIIERAINGLEQDQPERREKYPSSAAQIDQFLEKMRKLKSLDEPFTIIFEDISGEFHIENPSIPLKDEGCIVTRFKRTTEQDHILGIYTENSNDVLLKPIEEGEFPLEEIESEVLSFQTNCPECNCPCETNMKMTNIPYFKEVVIMATVCESCGHKTNEVKSGGGIEPEGVKIEVTVVGKEDFSRDLLKSETCHMQVPELELEVGPATLGGRFTTIEGILMAIKDQLSTSTAFTGDSTLPETVNKMDTLISNLNKVLEGNLKITLILDDPAGNSYIQSLSDDGLDSGLKITKYKRTFEQNEELGLNDMKVENY; encoded by the exons ATGGCAGAGAGTCAAAAACAACCGGAAGAAACAACGAAACCAATATTTCGTAATCTAACAGCTGATGATCCGGAACCAGAAACGACTCTAATAGAGAGTCTCTGCATGAATTGTGGAAAAAAT GGCACCACCAGATTACTCCTAACAAGAATTCCACACTACAAAGATGTTGTGGTAATGTCCTTTGATTGCGAGCATTGTGGCTACCAAAATAATGAGATACAGAACAGTGGAAAAATTGCAGACAAAGGAATTAGAATAACACTGCAAGTTAAAACACCCAGAGATTTGAATCGACAGGTCATTAAATCTGATTACACCAGAGTACAAATTCCATCTTTGGACTTTGAAATTCCCTCTAGATCACAAAAAGGGGAGATTACAACAATTGAAGGTATAATAGAAAGAGCCATCAATGGATTAGAGCAAGATCAAccagaaagaagagaaaaatatcCAAGCTCTGCTGCTCAAATTGATCAATTTCTTGAGAAAATGAGGAAGCTTAAATCTTTGGATGAACCTTTCACTATAATATTTGAAGACATATCAGGAGAATTTCATATAGAAAATCCAAGTATACCACTGAAAGATGAGGGATGCATTGTAACAAGATTTAAGAGAACAACAGAGCAAGATCATATTTTAGGGATTTATactgaaaattcaaatgatgTATTATTGAAACCTATAGAGGAAGGAGAATTTCCATTGGAGGAAATTGAAAGCGAAGTTCTTTCTTTCCAAACAAATTGTCCAGAATGTAACTGTCCATGTGAAACTAACATGAAGATGACCA ATATTCCTTACTTTAAGGAAGTGGTAATTATGGCAACAGTTTGTGAATCTTGTGGCCACAAAACAAACGAAGTTAAAAGCGGCGGAGGCATCGAACCGGAAGGAGTTAAAATAGAAGTAACCGTCGTAGGAAAAGAGGATTTTAGCCGCGATCTATTGAAATCTGAGACTTGTCATATGCAAGTACCTGAACTGGAACTAGAAGTTGGCCCTGCTACTTTAGGTGGAAGATTTACTACCATAGAAGGCATTTTAATGGCAATTAAAGATCAATTGTCAACATCAACAGCTTTTACTGGCGACAGTACATTACCTGAAACTGTTAACAAAATGGATACTTTAATATCTAATCTGAACAAGGTATTGGAAGGAAATCTAAAAATAACTTTGATATTAGATGATCCAGCAGGCAACAGCTATATACAGAGTCTCTCAGATGATGGGCTTGACAGTGGTCTAAAGATCACCAAATATAAAAGGACTTTTGAACAAAACGAAGAACTTGGATTAAATGATATGAAAGTTGAAAACTACTAA